In Allocoprobacillus halotolerans, a genomic segment contains:
- a CDS encoding YitT family protein, with amino-acid sequence MNYKFIKNIAGVFLGNTIYALAVLLFIVPNGLITGGSTGLSIGAYHLFGIQMTLFLSVFNLLMFLLGFFILGKAFALTTLISTFYYPFILSVFEKTIGYTQMTSDPLLAALLGGVMIGSAIGIVIKCNASTGGMDIPPLIINKKTGIPISVSMYAFDFLILLMQIFYTNREMVLYGIVLVATYTIVLDKVLVVGKAQTEVMIVSKEYERINEMIIQELDRGTTMLKSISGYMKNEYPVVMTVISNRELPKLNHLVLNIDEHAFMVVSKVNEVKGRGFTFKKEYIES; translated from the coding sequence ATGAATTATAAATTCATCAAAAATATTGCCGGTGTTTTTTTAGGAAATACAATTTATGCTTTAGCTGTATTATTATTTATTGTTCCTAATGGCTTAATTACCGGTGGCTCTACGGGGTTATCAATAGGTGCTTACCATTTGTTTGGTATTCAAATGACTTTATTTTTATCGGTTTTTAATTTATTAATGTTTTTATTAGGTTTTTTTATCTTAGGAAAAGCCTTTGCCCTAACAACATTAATCAGTACCTTTTATTATCCATTTATTTTAAGTGTATTTGAAAAAACAATTGGTTATACCCAAATGACAAGCGATCCATTATTGGCAGCATTACTTGGTGGTGTTATGATTGGAAGTGCGATTGGCATTGTCATTAAATGTAATGCATCAACAGGTGGAATGGATATACCGCCATTGATTATTAATAAAAAAACAGGTATTCCTATTTCAGTATCTATGTATGCTTTTGATTTTTTGATTTTATTAATGCAGATCTTTTATACCAATCGAGAAATGGTTTTATATGGTATTGTATTAGTTGCGACATATACAATTGTTTTAGATAAAGTTTTAGTTGTTGGGAAAGCTCAAACAGAAGTGATGATTGTTTCTAAAGAATATGAACGTATTAATGAGATGATTATCCAAGAATTAGATCGTGGCACAACGATGTTGAAGTCTATTTCAGGATATATGAAGAATGAATATCCTGTTGTGATGACTGTTATCTCTAATCGTGAATTGCCAAAATTAAATCATTTAGTCCTTAATATTGATGAACATGCTTTTATGGTTGTCAGCAAGGTAAATGAAGTCAAAGGACGTGGCTTTACGTTTAAAAAAGAATATATTGAATCATAA
- a CDS encoding heavy metal translocating P-type ATPase, whose protein sequence is MTKKQKNVFYRILLSVVLIIGIGVLTTFVSVNIYVEIVLYLIPYLVIGYDILRKAIKGILKRQVFDENFLMAVATVGAMCLGEFREGVAVMVFYQIGELFQSVAVGKSRRNIAALMDIRPDYANVMVNGELEKVDPDDVEVGSEIIVNPGEKVPIDGIIIEGNTTFNTSALTGESVPRDAKTGDEVISGFINMSGVIKVQTTKEFEESTVSKILDLVENSSMKKSRSENFITKFARYYTPAVCYSALALAIIPPIVLMIMGQNASWGDWIIRALTFLVISCPCALVISIPLSFFGGIGCASTNGILVKGSNYLEALASTKYMVFDKTGTLTKGVFEVTQIDATQDFDEKQLLYYASHAEMASSHPISLSLQKAYGQKLERENVHDIEEIAGHGISAIVDGHQVYVGNEKLMQKMNIEISQKYQTGTLVYVAVDQKYAGCIMISDVVKPTSKVAIQSLKSQGIKETIMLTGDTKQAANKVAQEIGVDYVYSELLPADKVAKVEEVLACKGEKEKVAFVGDGINDAPVLSRVDIGIAMGALGSDAAIEAADIVLMDDDPSKISLAMKISLKTLRIVKENIVFALAIKFICLILGAIGIANMWLAIFADVGVMVIAVINATRALKIR, encoded by the coding sequence ATGACAAAGAAACAAAAGAATGTGTTTTATCGTATTTTGTTATCAGTAGTTTTGATAATAGGGATTGGTGTTTTGACAACATTTGTTTCTGTTAATATTTATGTAGAAATTGTTTTATATTTGATTCCTTATTTGGTTATTGGTTATGATATTTTAAGAAAAGCCATAAAGGGAATTCTCAAAAGACAAGTCTTTGATGAAAACTTTTTAATGGCAGTCGCAACAGTTGGAGCCATGTGCTTAGGAGAGTTTAGAGAAGGTGTTGCGGTTATGGTGTTTTATCAGATTGGAGAGTTGTTTCAAAGTGTAGCGGTTGGAAAGAGTCGTCGTAATATTGCGGCTTTGATGGATATTCGTCCTGATTATGCCAATGTGATGGTTAATGGAGAATTGGAAAAAGTCGATCCTGATGATGTGGAAGTAGGTAGTGAGATTATTGTCAATCCAGGTGAAAAAGTACCGATTGATGGTATTATCATCGAAGGTAATACGACTTTTAATACCAGTGCTTTAACCGGTGAAAGTGTTCCAAGAGATGCCAAAACAGGGGATGAAGTGATTAGTGGTTTTATTAATATGAGTGGTGTAATTAAAGTCCAGACAACCAAAGAATTTGAAGAATCAACCGTTTCTAAAATTCTTGATTTGGTAGAAAACTCAAGTATGAAAAAATCACGTTCAGAAAACTTTATTACGAAGTTTGCCAGATACTATACACCAGCAGTTTGTTATAGTGCATTAGCACTAGCCATTATTCCTCCGATTGTTTTGATGATAATGGGGCAGAATGCCTCATGGGGTGATTGGATTATTCGTGCTTTGACATTTCTTGTTATAAGCTGTCCATGTGCTTTAGTGATCTCTATTCCTTTAAGTTTCTTTGGAGGAATAGGTTGTGCCTCAACGAATGGTATTTTGGTTAAAGGTTCTAACTATTTAGAGGCTTTAGCCAGTACGAAATATATGGTTTTTGATAAAACCGGAACACTTACAAAAGGTGTTTTTGAAGTGACACAAATAGATGCCACTCAAGATTTTGATGAAAAACAATTGTTATATTATGCTTCGCATGCTGAAATGGCATCAAGTCATCCGATTAGTTTAAGTTTACAAAAAGCTTATGGACAAAAATTAGAACGTGAAAATGTACATGATATTGAAGAAATTGCTGGTCATGGAATCAGTGCTATTGTTGATGGACATCAAGTCTATGTTGGTAATGAAAAATTAATGCAAAAAATGAATATTGAGATTTCACAAAAATATCAGACTGGAACGCTTGTTTATGTAGCCGTAGATCAAAAATATGCAGGATGTATTATGATTAGTGATGTTGTAAAACCAACTTCTAAGGTTGCGATTCAGTCATTAAAATCACAAGGTATCAAAGAAACAATTATGTTGACTGGGGATACAAAACAAGCTGCCAATAAAGTTGCACAAGAAATAGGTGTAGACTATGTATATAGTGAACTTTTACCAGCTGATAAGGTTGCGAAAGTTGAGGAAGTCTTAGCTTGTAAAGGCGAAAAAGAAAAAGTTGCTTTTGTTGGTGATGGAATTAACGATGCACCAGTATTATCCCGTGTTGATATTGGAATCGCAATGGGAGCATTAGGTTCTGATGCCGCAATTGAAGCAGCTGACATTGTTTTAATGGATGATGATCCATCGAAAATATCTTTAGCAATGAAGATTTCTTTAAAAACATTACGTATTGTCAAAGAAAATATTGTTTTTGCTTTAGCTATTAAATTTATTTGTTTGATTTTAGGAGCAATAGGTATTGCCAATATGTGGTTAGCTATTTTTGCAGATGTAGGTGTCATGGTCATTGCAGTCATTAATGCGACACGTGCTTTAAAGATCAGGTAA
- a CDS encoding MurR/RpiR family transcriptional regulator, which translates to MKLNYALTEEPFSKNTTVDDVIELIPSLYARSFEQTKSFLDRNTIIRCINYIKSSKCVDIYGEGLNYDIANMACYKMMDIGIDAHAFNCAYWEYMKRNELKNQKPFNILISHTGKNPDIIDTAKRLKRYHHKTLCICGREEDQRLAQLCDEVLYIKTTPSTLAFSNTVFSMSTMYVLDIIMSYILCTKYDEMEERTKPCMVKDRHGKERKEHEKVSRRFFMGWSHCCQSI; encoded by the coding sequence ATGAAACTGAATTATGCTTTAACGGAAGAACCTTTTTCTAAGAATACAACTGTTGATGATGTGATTGAGTTGATTCCGTCACTTTATGCGAGAAGCTTTGAACAAACGAAAAGTTTTCTTGATCGTAATACAATCATCAGATGTATTAATTATATTAAATCTTCAAAATGTGTAGACATTTATGGAGAAGGATTAAATTATGATATTGCAAATATGGCTTGTTATAAGATGATGGATATTGGCATTGATGCACATGCTTTTAATTGTGCATATTGGGAGTATATGAAACGTAATGAGTTGAAAAATCAAAAGCCGTTTAATATTTTAATTTCGCATACGGGTAAAAACCCTGATATCATTGATACTGCGAAAAGATTAAAAAGATACCATCATAAAACATTATGTATTTGTGGCAGAGAAGAAGATCAGCGATTAGCTCAGTTATGTGATGAAGTGTTATATATCAAAACGACACCATCTACACTTGCTTTTTCGAATACTGTCTTTTCGATGTCCACAATGTATGTTTTAGATATTATTATGAGTTATATTTTATGTACAAAATATGATGAAATGGAAGAAAGAACAAAACCATGCATGGTGAAAGACAGGCATGGTAAAGAAAGAAAAGAACATGAGAAAGTTTCCAGAAGGTTTTTTATGGGGTGGAGCCACTGCTGCCAATCAATATGA
- a CDS encoding glycoside hydrolase family 1 protein: MRKFPEGFLWGGATAANQYEGGWNEGGKGISVSDCARHHFDVDVQNYKAHNSITTQDIEEALKSTDDSLYPKRRASDGYHHYKEDIALMAEMGFKVYRMSIAWSRIFPNGDDEQPNEEGLKFYDDVFDECLKYGIEPLVTMSHYEPPINLVLNYDGWASREVVDMFVKYVKVICERYKNKVKYWLTFNEVDSMIRHPYTTGGLVEDRFPGRNFQEVIFQAMHHQFVASALATKICHEIIPGSKVGCMLTKLTYYPYTCKPEDVLQAQQDMRSTYCYSDTQVFGEYPAYLLAKFKNEGIHIKMEEGDLDIMKQYPVDFVSFSYYMSSCSAKSTDGLDTAAGNTVTAVKNPYLPASDWGWQIDPIGLRVSLVDLYDRYRKPLFIVENGLGAKDELINGTVDDQYRIDYFDVHFREMLNAIEIDGVDLMGYTSWGCIDIVSESTKQMSKRYGFIYVDCDDLGNGTYKRYKKKSSDWYKKVIETNGACLFDEE; encoded by the coding sequence ATGAGAAAGTTTCCAGAAGGTTTTTTATGGGGTGGAGCCACTGCTGCCAATCAATATGAAGGTGGATGGAATGAAGGTGGCAAAGGAATCAGTGTTTCTGATTGCGCCAGACACCATTTTGATGTTGATGTTCAAAATTACAAAGCTCACAATTCAATCACAACACAAGATATTGAAGAAGCTTTAAAATCAACAGATGATTCACTTTATCCAAAAAGACGTGCTTCTGATGGGTATCATCATTATAAAGAAGATATTGCTTTAATGGCTGAAATGGGATTCAAAGTCTATAGAATGTCCATTGCCTGGTCAAGAATCTTCCCTAATGGGGATGATGAACAACCTAATGAAGAAGGGTTGAAATTCTATGATGATGTCTTTGATGAATGTTTAAAATATGGCATTGAACCATTAGTCACAATGTCACATTATGAACCACCAATCAATCTTGTCTTGAACTATGATGGATGGGCATCAAGAGAAGTTGTAGATATGTTTGTGAAATATGTTAAGGTCATCTGTGAAAGATATAAGAATAAAGTTAAATACTGGTTGACTTTTAATGAAGTTGATTCAATGATTAGACATCCTTATACAACAGGAGGACTTGTAGAAGATCGTTTTCCAGGAAGAAACTTCCAGGAAGTGATATTCCAGGCGATGCATCATCAGTTTGTTGCTTCTGCCTTAGCGACAAAAATCTGTCATGAAATCATACCAGGATCAAAAGTCGGATGTATGTTGACAAAGCTTACATACTATCCATACACATGTAAACCAGAAGATGTCTTACAAGCACAACAGGATATGAGAAGTACATACTGTTATAGTGATACACAGGTCTTTGGTGAATACCCAGCTTACTTGCTTGCGAAGTTTAAAAATGAAGGTATTCATATCAAGATGGAAGAAGGAGATTTGGATATAATGAAGCAATATCCAGTAGACTTCGTATCATTTAGTTATTATATGTCTTCATGTTCAGCAAAATCTACGGATGGTTTGGACACAGCTGCAGGAAATACAGTAACTGCTGTAAAAAATCCATACTTACCAGCAAGTGACTGGGGATGGCAAATTGATCCAATTGGACTAAGAGTATCATTGGTTGATTTATATGACCGTTATCGTAAACCGTTATTCATTGTAGAAAATGGATTAGGTGCAAAAGATGAATTGATTAATGGAACTGTGGATGATCAATATCGCATTGATTACTTTGATGTTCATTTTAGAGAAATGTTAAATGCGATTGAGATTGATGGTGTTGATTTAATGGGATATACATCATGGGGATGTATAGATATTGTCAGTGAATCAACAAAACAAATGAGCAAGCGTTATGGATTTATCTATGTAGATTGTGATGATTTAGGCAATGGAACATATAAGAGATATAAAAAGAAATCATCTGATTGGTATAAAAAAGTGATTGAAACAAATGGAGCTTGTCTGTTTGATGAAGAGTAA
- a CDS encoding non-canonical purine NTP pyrophosphatase, producing the protein MKKIKLLYATHNHSKIYNMKRRLEGLPIEIVTPKDLGIQLEIVEDGQSAIENAIKKAQAYFEYTHIPTIGADSGLYIENIPEDKQPGLFVRRVNGQELSVDEMIEYYTHLIESIGGQTIGYYITGLALMSEKGLNTIEIKEDAFILTSKIFKHPHRGNPLDTITIDPITQKYYTDLTDEDMKTMGFVFEKRMY; encoded by the coding sequence ATGAAGAAGATAAAATTATTATATGCAACGCACAATCATTCTAAAATCTACAATATGAAAAGGAGATTAGAAGGTTTACCAATAGAAATTGTGACACCGAAAGATTTAGGAATTCAATTAGAAATCGTAGAAGATGGTCAGAGTGCAATTGAAAATGCAATCAAAAAAGCACAGGCATATTTTGAATATACACATATTCCTACAATTGGTGCTGATTCAGGATTATATATTGAAAATATACCGGAAGACAAACAACCAGGATTATTTGTTAGACGTGTTAATGGTCAAGAATTATCTGTTGATGAAATGATTGAATATTATACTCATCTTATTGAATCTATTGGTGGACAAACAATTGGTTATTATATTACCGGTTTGGCTCTTATGAGTGAAAAAGGATTAAATACAATTGAAATCAAAGAAGATGCTTTTATTCTGACATCAAAAATATTCAAGCATCCTCATAGAGGAAATCCCTTAGATACAATCACAATTGATCCCATTACCCAAAAATATTATACTGATTTAACTGATGAAGATATGAAAACAATGGGATTTGTATTTGAAAAAAGAATGTATTGA
- a CDS encoding Mrp/NBP35 family ATP-binding protein, translated as MSQDCNHDCQSCQEDCQERSFLAPMNKDSHIKKVIGVVSGKGGVGKSSITSLLAVLKQRAGYRCAVLDGDITGPSIAKTFGVEGTQIYSNGESIIPATSLEGTRIMSTNLLLNDSEEPVVWRGPILAGMIKQFWSDVQWGDIDYMFVDMPPGTGDVPLTIFQSLPLDGIVIVTSPQELVSMIVSKAVNMAKTMNIPILGIVENMSYVECPDCGKKIFVFGKSHLQDVAQKYDLHILGQLPLDSELTQLSDMGMIENYDSSWLDEFEKQIQFF; from the coding sequence ATGAGTCAAGATTGTAATCATGATTGTCAATCATGTCAGGAAGATTGTCAAGAAAGAAGTTTTTTAGCACCGATGAACAAAGATTCCCATATTAAAAAAGTGATTGGCGTTGTCAGTGGAAAAGGTGGTGTTGGGAAATCTTCTATCACATCTTTATTGGCTGTTTTAAAACAACGTGCTGGTTATCGATGTGCTGTTTTAGATGGTGATATTACAGGACCATCCATTGCGAAAACTTTTGGAGTAGAAGGCACACAAATCTATTCTAATGGAGAGTCTATTATTCCAGCTACATCACTTGAAGGAACACGCATTATGTCAACAAATCTTTTGTTGAATGATAGTGAAGAACCAGTTGTCTGGCGTGGACCGATTTTAGCGGGAATGATTAAACAATTCTGGAGTGATGTTCAATGGGGAGATATTGATTATATGTTTGTCGATATGCCTCCTGGTACAGGAGATGTCCCATTAACAATTTTTCAGTCATTACCATTAGATGGTATAGTGATTGTGACAAGTCCACAGGAACTTGTCAGTATGATCGTTTCTAAAGCTGTTAATATGGCAAAAACAATGAATATTCCTATTTTGGGAATTGTTGAAAATATGAGTTATGTAGAGTGTCCAGATTGTGGCAAGAAAATCTTTGTATTTGGAAAAAGTCATTTACAGGATGTGGCTCAAAAATATGATTTACATATTTTAGGGCAATTGCCTTTAGACAGTGAATTAACACAATTATCTGATATGGGTATGATTGAAAATTATGATTCATCATGGTTGGATGAATTTGAAAAACAGATTCAATTCTTTTAA
- a CDS encoding AEC family transporter: MDITVVLNQMIQLFLMMSLGYGMMKKGVLDETVNKKLNFIVLSITTPCLILSSVFSGSDTSKTVVLYVLLVATIVYLLLPIISFIIVKLMRIQKPHQGLFIFMTIFSNTGFMGFPVMKAIFGNTAVFYTAIFNMLFNLEVFTLGVLLMGYGQEKKLS; the protein is encoded by the coding sequence TTGGATATAACAGTTGTTTTGAATCAGATGATTCAATTGTTTTTAATGATGAGTTTAGGATATGGGATGATGAAAAAAGGTGTACTTGATGAAACTGTGAATAAGAAATTGAATTTCATTGTTTTATCAATTACAACACCTTGCTTGATTCTTTCTTCAGTTTTTTCTGGCAGTGATACATCAAAGACAGTTGTTTTATATGTGCTTTTGGTAGCGACTATTGTGTATTTGTTGTTGCCAATTATCAGCTTTATTATTGTGAAGTTGATGCGTATTCAAAAACCACATCAGGGCTTGTTTATTTTTATGACTATTTTTTCCAATACAGGCTTTATGGGATTTCCTGTGATGAAAGCAATCTTTGGAAATACTGCTGTTTTTTATACAGCTATCTTTAATATGTTATTTAACTTAGAAGTCTTTACATTAGGTGTTTTACTGATGGGATATGGACAAGAGAAAAAATTAAGTTAG
- a CDS encoding MerR family transcriptional regulator: MKIQEICDSCHITKKAIYYYEKQHLIKTHKNQNGYREFSEKDVQRIQEIVMYRSFDISIEDIRYLLDLDEDSKKDDLQKYINKDKNK, from the coding sequence ATGAAGATACAGGAAATTTGTGATTCTTGTCATATCACAAAAAAAGCAATTTATTATTATGAAAAACAACATTTGATTAAGACTCATAAAAATCAAAATGGTTATCGTGAATTTAGTGAGAAAGATGTTCAAAGGATTCAAGAAATTGTGATGTATCGTAGCTTTGATATAAGTATTGAGGATATTCGTTATTTATTGGATTTAGACGAAGATTCAAAAAAAGACGACTTACAAAAATATATCAACAAAGACAAAAACAAATGA
- a CDS encoding AEC family transporter — protein MRCFTDGIWTREKIKLEPKNLLSPGIISSILAIIIYFSGITFPSFFVSACESVGNMTTPMAMILIGASLASIRMKDIFSEWIIYPYTFIKQIVLPFIAFPIICFFIQDPLIQGVTLVNLAMPVGNSAVLFATEYHGDVVLAAKTVFMTTLFSVVTIPFIVAFLL, from the coding sequence ATTAGGTGTTTTACTGATGGGATATGGACAAGAGAAAAAATTAAGTTAGAACCTAAGAATTTACTTTCTCCAGGTATTATCAGCTCTATTTTAGCTATCATTATTTATTTTTCTGGTATCACTTTTCCATCGTTTTTTGTATCTGCCTGTGAAAGTGTAGGAAATATGACAACTCCTATGGCAATGATATTAATTGGAGCGTCATTAGCTTCTATTCGAATGAAAGATATTTTCAGTGAGTGGATTATTTATCCTTATACATTCATTAAACAAATTGTTTTACCTTTTATTGCCTTTCCCATTATCTGTTTTTTCATTCAAGACCCTTTAATTCAAGGTGTGACTTTAGTCAATTTAGCCATGCCAGTAGGAAATAGTGCGGTTTTATTTGCAACTGAATATCATGGTGATGTGGTTTTAGCTGCTAAAACGGTTTTTATGACAACCTTATTTTCTGTGGTCACCATTCCATTTATTGTTGCTTTTTTACTTTAG
- a CDS encoding PLP-dependent aminotransferase family protein, translated as MEYQFAKRMSNVKASAIREILKATADPNMISFAGGNPSAEAFPVKEIEKISADLLKNEPISILQYGITEGDQELLREATKFFNRYEQVTKDGDQMIITSGSQQIMEFAAKTLCNEGDVVICENPSFLGALNAFKSLGAVLRGIEYKDGQLDLEDLKQALSMEPRPKFMYLIPNFQNPTGMTMSLEVRKEVLALAKEYGVLILEDNPYGDLRFAGEAVPSIKSMDEDSLVIYAASLSKIIAPGMRIACCIAPQAIIQKMTVAKQASDVHSNLWAQKVMARYLHDYDMDAHIDRISMIYKKKCHLMVDEMKKHFHPSIQYTIPTGGMFIWVTLPESIDMLTFVKKALEKNVAVVPGNAFLDDDSKECHSFRMNYSTPTDEKIIEGVQILGELTYEMSKISS; from the coding sequence ATGGAATATCAATTTGCAAAACGTATGTCAAATGTCAAAGCATCTGCGATTAGGGAAATATTAAAGGCAACGGCTGATCCCAATATGATTAGTTTTGCTGGTGGAAATCCTTCAGCAGAGGCATTTCCAGTTAAAGAAATTGAAAAAATATCAGCTGATTTATTAAAAAATGAACCCATCAGTATTTTACAGTATGGAATTACTGAGGGTGATCAGGAATTACTTAGAGAGGCAACGAAGTTTTTTAATCGTTATGAACAAGTGACAAAAGATGGGGACCAAATGATTATTACTTCTGGTTCACAACAGATTATGGAATTTGCAGCGAAAACCTTATGTAATGAAGGTGATGTTGTGATTTGTGAAAATCCAAGTTTTTTAGGAGCTTTAAATGCTTTTAAATCATTAGGAGCTGTTTTAAGAGGTATTGAATATAAAGATGGACAATTGGATTTAGAAGACTTAAAACAAGCTTTATCAATGGAACCAAGACCTAAATTTATGTATTTGATACCTAATTTTCAAAATCCAACAGGAATGACAATGTCATTAGAAGTCAGAAAAGAAGTGTTAGCACTTGCGAAAGAATATGGTGTTTTGATTTTAGAAGATAATCCTTATGGGGATTTAAGATTTGCTGGAGAAGCTGTGCCATCTATAAAATCAATGGATGAAGATAGTTTGGTCATTTATGCAGCCAGTCTTTCTAAGATTATTGCTCCGGGTATGCGTATTGCCTGTTGTATAGCACCACAAGCGATTATTCAAAAAATGACGGTTGCTAAACAAGCTAGTGATGTTCATTCAAATCTTTGGGCACAAAAGGTCATGGCTCGTTATCTTCATGATTATGATATGGATGCTCATATTGATAGGATTTCAATGATTTATAAAAAGAAATGTCACTTAATGGTAGATGAAATGAAGAAACATTTCCATCCTTCAATTCAATATACGATTCCAACAGGAGGAATGTTTATTTGGGTTACTTTACCAGAAAGCATTGATATGTTGACATTTGTCAAAAAAGCATTAGAAAAAAATGTGGCTGTTGTACCAGGTAATGCCTTTTTAGATGATGATTCAAAAGAGTGTCATAGCTTTAGAATGAATTATTCGACACCAACTGATGAAAAGATTATTGAAGGTGTTCAAATATTGGGTGAATTAACTTATGAAATGTCAAAAATTTCGTCATAA
- a CDS encoding cation transporter codes for MKKTYKVEVDCANCAAKMEEAVKKTKGVKDATLSFMTLKLKVEFEDGVNIDEVMKEAYQNCKVVEDDCEIYL; via the coding sequence ATGAAAAAAACATATAAAGTTGAAGTGGATTGTGCCAATTGTGCAGCCAAAATGGAAGAAGCAGTGAAGAAAACAAAAGGTGTGAAAGATGCGACATTAAGTTTTATGACATTAAAATTAAAAGTAGAATTTGAAGATGGTGTTAATATTGATGAAGTGATGAAAGAAGCGTATCAAAACTGTAAAGTTGTTGAAGATGATTGTGAAATTTATTTATAA
- a CDS encoding PTS sugar transporter subunit IIA, with translation MSYYKLPDEDLSAYDFIISTVPIHKTLSIPTLNLSQIITNDDLEQIHTFLHYQYHQDILKTIFLPQLYQDHVIAHHKKDVIKAFYHLLKQQFPQIKESFQSHMNDSQYHQFTLFPNQVALIALNKPLTNNNMLSVLILNKSIMWNKKEIKMIILFSCSDPHHFILNTLMDTLKSLTTCNDIMDIYQHVDYPTFLKTILKHEKNSFNQGVSINF, from the coding sequence TTGTCATACTATAAATTACCAGATGAAGATTTATCAGCCTATGACTTCATCATTTCCACTGTTCCCATTCATAAAACACTTTCAATTCCTACACTCAATCTATCCCAAATTATTACCAATGATGATCTCGAACAAATCCATACCTTTTTACATTACCAATATCATCAAGATATTCTCAAGACTATCTTTTTGCCTCAACTCTATCAAGATCATGTAATTGCTCATCATAAAAAAGATGTAATCAAAGCTTTTTATCATCTTTTAAAACAACAATTTCCTCAAATCAAAGAATCTTTTCAAAGCCATATGAATGATTCTCAATATCATCAATTCACATTATTTCCTAATCAGGTCGCTTTGATAGCACTTAATAAACCTTTAACCAATAATAATATGTTATCGGTCTTAATCTTAAATAAAAGCATTATGTGGAATAAAAAAGAAATCAAAATGATTATTCTCTTTTCATGTAGTGATCCACATCATTTTATTTTAAATACACTCATGGATACATTGAAAAGTTTAACAACTTGCAATGATATTATGGATATTTATCAACATGTTGACTATCCGACTTTTTTAAAAACAATTTTGAAACATGAAAAAAACTCCTTTAATCAAGGAGTTTCAATCAATTTCTAA
- a CDS encoding ArsR/SmtB family transcription factor, whose translation MNRQEDNQNDFLAVHEDVVKRVQDKQPDDEYLYELADLFKVFGDTTRIKILYALFESELCVGDIAQILGMSQSAVSHQLRVLKDSKLIKFRREGKIIFYSLDDDHVRTIMAMGMEHVEE comes from the coding sequence ATGAATAGACAAGAAGATAATCAAAATGATTTTCTGGCTGTCCATGAAGATGTTGTCAAAAGAGTTCAGGATAAACAACCGGATGATGAATATCTTTATGAATTGGCTGATTTATTTAAAGTTTTTGGTGATACGACACGTATTAAAATTTTATATGCATTATTTGAAAGTGAATTATGCGTTGGTGATATTGCTCAAATTTTAGGAATGAGTCAATCAGCAGTCAGTCATCAGTTAAGAGTTTTAAAGGATAGTAAGTTAATTAAATTTAGACGTGAAGGAAAAATTATTTTTTACTCATTGGATGATGATCATGTCAGAACAATTATGGCAATGGGTATGGAACATGTAGAGGAATAA